One window from the genome of bacterium encodes:
- a CDS encoding cupin domain-containing protein, with protein MAEEYNAPTAEALNLAELVQYGDGSVVSRTLIKRPTGTLTLFAFDKGQELSEHTAPFDAIVQVLDGEAELIIGGKSVPTAAGQTAIMPANIPHAVKAVQKFKMLLIMIRS; from the coding sequence ATGGCTGAAGAATACAATGCTCCTACTGCGGAAGCTCTGAATCTGGCCGAACTGGTACAATATGGCGATGGCTCGGTGGTCAGCCGCACCCTTATCAAACGGCCCACGGGCACGCTCACGCTGTTTGCCTTCGACAAAGGGCAGGAATTGAGCGAGCACACCGCGCCGTTCGACGCCATTGTACAGGTGCTCGACGGTGAAGCGGAACTGATTATCGGTGGCAAATCCGTTCCCACCGCCGCCGGACAAACCGCTATCATGCCCGCCAATATTCCCCACGCCGTCAAAGCCGTGCAGAAGTTCAAGATGCTGCTGATCATGATTCGGTCGTAA
- a CDS encoding alpha/beta hydrolase produces MVSWLLCSCSLDSFLFNQKKIDRYDLSTAVIPESNRAMYTFDSEGNTLYGFYTFRTDSLDTGYTVLYCHGNKENIEEYWDRVELFYKMGIRCFIFDYRGYGRSEGTPSASGLYADGRAALDYVVNTLHADTTRLFFYGYSLGNVVSIDLAAASAHSYPLCLIAEAPFASGEALFHTATPLDLPGSFVIDDNMDNASRIRAIHTPYLQLHGDADDYVPWQTNGRLVYENAPPPKTLDLIHDATHTNVPQTMGFENYAAAIRNFLLSSTPH; encoded by the coding sequence TTGGTTTCCTGGCTTCTGTGTTCCTGCTCTCTCGATTCCTTCCTCTTCAACCAGAAGAAGATTGACCGCTACGATCTGTCCACGGCGGTGATCCCCGAATCCAACCGCGCGATGTACACCTTCGATTCCGAAGGCAACACGCTCTACGGCTTCTACACCTTCCGCACGGACAGTCTGGACACGGGCTACACGGTGCTCTATTGCCACGGCAACAAGGAGAACATCGAAGAGTACTGGGATCGCGTGGAACTGTTCTACAAGATGGGCATCCGCTGCTTCATCTTTGATTACCGGGGCTATGGCCGCAGCGAGGGCACACCGTCCGCGTCAGGTTTGTATGCCGATGGCCGGGCGGCGCTGGATTATGTGGTCAACACCCTGCATGCAGACACTACCAGGCTGTTCTTTTACGGTTACTCTTTAGGCAATGTGGTCTCGATAGATCTGGCTGCCGCCTCCGCGCACAGCTATCCGCTTTGCCTGATCGCCGAAGCGCCCTTTGCCAGTGGTGAAGCCCTGTTCCACACCGCCACGCCGCTCGATCTGCCCGGCAGTTTTGTGATCGATGACAATATGGACAATGCCTCTCGCATCCGGGCCATCCACACACCCTATCTGCAACTCCACGGTGATGCCGATGACTATGTGCCGTGGCAAACCAATGGCCGCCTTGTCTATGAGAACGCGCCGCCGCCGAAAACGCTGGACCTGATCCATGACGCGACGCACACCAACGTTCCGCAGACGATGGGCTTCGAAAACTACGCGGCGGCCATCCGCAATTTTCTGTTATCATCAACCCCCCACTGA
- a CDS encoding aldehyde dehydrogenase family protein — protein sequence MADLFPLVVPGAATRGKPLEVHAPYDGHLIATCETADWAAADKALSTAEALYRHRDQWLPLPERLAILNGLMSLLQQHQEELALEAAREGGKPLMDSRIEAARAVDSIRVCIETMRTDYGHGIPMNLNAASKNRLAVTRFEPIGPVLALSAFNHPLNLIAHQVGPAIAAGCPCIVKPAEATPLSCIRFVRMLYEAGLPEEWCQCVIAENLDVVQKMVADPRVAFVSFIGSARVGWMLRSTLAPGTRVALEHGGVAPVIVSSDASLEEAVPMIAKGGFYHAGQVCVSVQRVFVHESIAHSFAEKLAERAKKMKIGDPTLPETEIGPLIRKSEVGRVDEWIKEAVQGGAELLCGGKKISDSCYEATVLYNPPAQARVTREEVFGPVVCVYPFADLDEAIARANDSPFAFQSAVFTKNLDTALRCYARLKSSAVMVNDHTAFRVDWMPFAGLEQSGHGVGGIPYTIRDMQIEKMLVIHSPGLA from the coding sequence ATGGCTGACCTCTTTCCTTTGGTGGTTCCGGGAGCGGCCACACGCGGCAAACCGCTCGAGGTGCATGCACCTTATGACGGCCATCTGATTGCCACCTGCGAAACGGCGGATTGGGCTGCCGCGGACAAGGCTCTTTCTACGGCTGAAGCACTCTATCGCCATCGCGATCAGTGGCTGCCACTACCGGAACGGCTGGCCATTCTGAACGGGCTGATGAGCCTGCTGCAACAGCATCAGGAAGAATTGGCCTTGGAAGCGGCCCGCGAAGGCGGAAAGCCGCTGATGGATTCGCGGATTGAAGCGGCTCGCGCCGTGGACAGCATCCGCGTGTGCATCGAGACCATGCGCACGGACTACGGGCACGGCATTCCCATGAATCTGAATGCGGCCTCCAAGAACCGTCTGGCAGTGACGCGCTTCGAGCCCATTGGCCCGGTGCTGGCGCTCAGCGCCTTCAATCATCCGCTGAATCTGATTGCCCATCAGGTCGGCCCGGCCATTGCCGCGGGCTGCCCGTGTATTGTCAAACCCGCCGAGGCCACGCCGCTCTCCTGCATCCGCTTTGTGCGCATGCTTTATGAAGCAGGTTTGCCCGAGGAGTGGTGCCAGTGTGTGATTGCCGAAAATCTCGACGTGGTGCAGAAAATGGTGGCCGATCCGCGTGTGGCGTTTGTGTCGTTCATCGGCAGTGCGCGTGTGGGCTGGATGCTGCGCTCGACGCTGGCTCCTGGAACGCGCGTGGCCTTGGAGCACGGCGGTGTGGCTCCGGTGATCGTATCTTCAGATGCCAGCCTCGAAGAGGCCGTGCCGATGATTGCCAAGGGTGGGTTCTATCATGCGGGGCAGGTGTGCGTGTCGGTGCAGCGGGTGTTTGTGCACGAATCCATTGCTCACAGTTTTGCCGAAAAGCTGGCGGAGCGGGCAAAGAAAATGAAGATCGGCGATCCGACCTTGCCGGAGACGGAGATCGGCCCGCTGATCCGCAAGAGCGAAGTGGGGCGCGTGGACGAGTGGATCAAGGAAGCGGTGCAGGGTGGCGCGGAATTGCTGTGCGGGGGGAAGAAAATCTCAGATTCCTGCTATGAAGCGACGGTGCTGTACAATCCTCCGGCGCAGGCGCGCGTAACCCGGGAAGAGGTGTTTGGTCCCGTGGTGTGCGTGTATCCCTTTGCAGATCTTGACGAAGCGATTGCGCGCGCCAATGATTCGCCGTTTGCGTTTCAGTCGGCGGTGTTCACCAAAAATCTCGACACGGCGCTTCGCTGCTATGCGCGGCTGAAGTCCTCAGCGGTGATGGTCAATGATCACACCGCCTTCCGCGTGGATTGGATGCCGTTTGCCGGTCTTGAGCAGTCCGGCCACGGCGTGGGCGGCATCCCGTATACGATCCGGGATATGCAGATCGAAAAGATGCTGGTCATCCATTCACCGGGACTGGCGTGA
- a CDS encoding SagB/ThcOx family dehydrogenase: MSLEHPTARALKTLVLPPPNFKSSFSVEQALHVRRSIREYTSDPLTLQQFSQLLWSCQGITSQEGFRTVPSAGAIFPLEIYAVVSHVDGLAPGIYHYLPGLEAHVVEQIVLGDFGEKLFDLSTKQDFIKTVGVNLVLGTVTARMEKQYGGMALRYVLMEMGHAVQNVHLQAEALGLGSVAVGYLNEDAVKEMLRMESDPLYMVSIGKKRG, encoded by the coding sequence ATGTCCCTTGAACATCCCACGGCGCGCGCCTTAAAGACACTTGTGCTGCCGCCGCCCAACTTCAAAAGTTCCTTTTCCGTGGAACAGGCGCTGCATGTGCGCCGTTCTATTCGAGAGTATACCTCCGACCCGCTGACCTTGCAGCAGTTCAGCCAACTGCTCTGGTCCTGCCAGGGAATTACCTCACAAGAAGGCTTTCGCACGGTGCCGTCCGCCGGCGCCATCTTCCCCCTCGAAATCTATGCCGTAGTCTCCCACGTGGACGGCCTTGCCCCCGGCATCTATCACTATCTGCCCGGCCTGGAAGCGCATGTGGTCGAACAGATCGTCCTCGGAGACTTCGGCGAGAAACTGTTCGATCTCTCCACCAAGCAGGACTTTATCAAAACCGTTGGCGTAAATCTGGTGCTTGGCACCGTGACCGCGCGCATGGAAAAACAGTACGGCGGCATGGCGCTGCGCTATGTGCTAATGGAAATGGGACACGCGGTGCAGAATGTCCACCTGCAGGCTGAAGCGCTGGGCCTGGGCTCGGTGGCGGTCGGTTATTTGAATGAAGATGCGGTAAAAGAGATGCTCCGCATGGAATCGGATCCCCTCTATATGGTCTCAATCGGAAAAAAGCGAGGATAA